DNA from Cloacibacillus sp. An23:
AGCGCGCGCATAATGAGCGCTTTGACAATTACCGCGCCGATGTCCTGCAAGAGGCCGAGCATTGCGTCGCTGAGCGACTCCGTGCCGCGGATGGCGCTCTCGAAGGCGCTGCCGATGCCCGTCGGGAAATTCATGAGGCTTTCGCGCGCGTCCTCCCAGACGGCTCCGGCCTGCTGGCCCGCGGATAAATAGCGGCTCTCCACGCTTGCAAGCTGCTCACCTGCGAGTTTGACCGCAAGCGGCAATTCCGCGAACTGCTGTTTGAGTGCCTCTATCTGTGCTTTGTACTGTCCTGCGCTGATAGCGCCGGATTCATAGCGTTTTTTCAGCGTGTCGAGCGTGTCCGACAGCTGCTGAGTCCCGGCAGACTGCCAGTCGCTGAAAAGCGCCTTCTCGCCGTCCGTCATGTTAAATGCTCCTTTGACTTTGAGCCCAAGCTCTTCGACGCGCTGATTCAGAATGTTGAAGTAGTCCGAGTTAGAAAGAAGCCCCTGCGAGTTCTCCCAGCCGAGGCCGGAAAGATACTCGCGGTCGGCGCGCTCGTATATTTCGGCGAGCTCCTTCGCGGCCTCTTTCTGTTTCTCGATGCGCGCGAGGACACGGTCGGCGTTTTCGGCGTCGAGGCGGATAGCCTCTTTCGCGGCTTTTTCGGCTTCCCGTGCCGCCGCCTTTATTTCGGCGGCGGAAGTTTTTACCGCGCTGCCGGTGGAGGCAACAGAGCCCGCGAGAAATTTCGTCGGGTCGGTTTCAACTTGGAATCCGGCGCTATATTTTTGAACAATCTGCCGTGCTTGCTCCATAATGCTTAGCCCCGATTTATTTTCTGGGACTAAGTTCAGCCCGCCGCGGACTGCCGCGCCTTTACTGGAAAACAGGCCGCTGAAATCCATTTTCACATTATCAGCAACCTTGCCGACGCGCACGGAAGCCTCTTCGCCTTTGCGTGCGAGGAAATCAAAGAATCCGGCGATTCGGTCTTTCAAGTCTTCGAAAAATTTTCCGAGTTCATCCCACTTAGTCACAATCACATAAGCGGCTGCGGCAGCGACGCCGGCGACAA
Protein-coding regions in this window:
- a CDS encoding tape measure protein; this translates as MASTTLQYRITANISAAVSGFSQLAQRVEQANKRINKSIDATFGKNAVRMSQSLLSSVKYAAAGLTALGVAAVKMSADFQVAQKSMTVLTGSADAAQKHLRDLERFAATTPFDFAGLVDASKRLQAYGFQAEAVIPILNNVGNAAAALGLGQEGIDRITLALGQMASKGKVSAEEMLQLTETGIAGWQMLADYTGQSVAEVQAQASKGAISAQTALEAIFTGMRDRFDGIMEESADEIPYQLSNMQDSISSIMRSIGDSITEGLDLKTKMSDVSTYLTALSQEIKTSGVREAFKKLVPPEVQGAIAAVATAITVMLIPALAKLGVAMLAAGGPFTLVAGVAAAAAYVIVTKWDELGKFFEDLKDRIAGFFDFLARKGEEASVRVGKVADNVKMDFSGLFSSKGAAVRGGLNLVPENKSGLSIMEQARQIVQKYSAGFQVETDPTKFLAGSVASTGSAVKTSAAEIKAAAREAEKAAKEAIRLDAENADRVLARIEKQKEAAKELAEIYERADREYLSGLGWENSQGLLSNSDYFNILNQRVEELGLKVKGAFNMTDGEKALFSDWQSAGTQQLSDTLDTLKKRYESGAISAGQYKAQIEALKQQFAELPLAVKLAGEQLASVESRYLSAGQQAGAVWEDARESLMNFPTGIGSAFESAIRGTESLSDAMLGLLQDIGAVIVKALIMRAL